The Aedes aegypti strain LVP_AGWG chromosome 3, AaegL5.0 Primary Assembly, whole genome shotgun sequence genome contains a region encoding:
- the LOC5571075 gene encoding ATP synthase subunit s, mitochondrial, with translation MMALRTLRHIAPAISGTAKTSLASVTTSRNFWGWINMMFNRVDTARLKVVGPDRLCAEWLLRNGARAKFVNIPHEQVNYNLLPNEKVSVLIEEFDGTDSGIMHIGFDHLKGLTRLRKIRLHNCVYLEDQALAKLRFVADTLEELEVSNCKNVTDFGLLSLKDLKKLKQLSTHNLPYVKNLQKVEEELKKSLPNCSMDLKP, from the coding sequence ATGATGGCCTTAAGAACCCTCCGCCACATAGCGCCCGCAATCTCCGGGACAGCGAAAACCTCCCTCGCATCTGTAACAACAAGCCGTAACTTTTGGGGATGGATCAACATGATGTTCAACCGGGTGGACACCGCACGACTCAAAGTGGTTGGCCCAGATCGGCTCTGTGCGGAATGGCTTCTTCGAAACGGTGCCCGGGCAAAATTTGTTAACATTCCGCACGAACAAGTCAACTACAATCTGCTGCCCAACGAGAAGGTTTCGGTACTGATCGAAGAATTTGACGGAACGGATTCCGGAATCATGCACATTGGGTTCGATCACCTCAAAGGTCTAACACGGCTCCGGAAGATTAGGCTCCACAATTGCGTCTACCTGGAGGATCAGGCCCTGGCCAAATTGCGTTTCGTTGCCGATACGCTCGAGGAGCTGGAAGTGTCCAACTGCAAAAACGTAACGGACTTTGGATTGTTATCGCTTAAGGATTTGAAAAAGCTTAAACAGCTCAGCACGCACAACTTGCCGTATGTGAAGAATCTGCAGAAGGTCGAGGAAGAGTTGAAGAAATCGCTGCCAAATTGCAGTATGGATTTAAAGCcgtaa